Proteins from a single region of Rhipicephalus sanguineus isolate Rsan-2018 chromosome 5, BIME_Rsan_1.4, whole genome shotgun sequence:
- the LOC119394481 gene encoding transmembrane and ubiquitin-like domain-containing protein 1, translated as MSEASATLIEGIGDEVLVFASISFTLVAGLLVVVYVQSVFRPRSGAQDQSTRQDVSSAQNGSARVMASAPSGGDRASPRQTELAPGDSEAATSDSSASRDRGDESRPLQPECEERSAEEELSPDVVRQRRLDFIERSSRVESISGVEPVEPDSGEDSAHSTEEAAREEEEEGFAIRLKYLNDTERCVRGKPDETVGSFKRRHFAAELAGQRLVRLIYNGGQLRDDNARLSSCGLSDGCVVHVHISTAPVVQNETSSANSNGEGDLNLGALMWPLFAATLGILWVLHFQYRELFNTSSTVVLVGISGLFCVGLYGQHYPQSPATADQGGGTRTTPLSGR; from the exons ATGTCCGAGGCCAGTGCCACGCTGATCGAAGGAATCGGCGACGAGGTGCTGGTGTTTGCATCCATCTCTTTCACCTTAGTCGCCGGTCTCCTTGTGGTCGTCTACGTCCAGTCGGTTTTTCGACCACGCAGTGGAGCACAGGATCAG TCTACGCGGCAGGACGTCAGCTCTGCACAGAATGGCAGTGCCCGTGTTATGGCCTCTGCGCCATCCGGGGGGGACCGTGCGTCGCCCAGGCAGACTGAGCTCGCTCCTGGCGACAGTGAAGCGGCGACGAGCGATTCTTCAGCCAGTCGAGACCGCGGTGACGAGTCCCGGCCGCTGCAGCCGGAATGCGAGGAACGCAGCGCCGAGGAAGAGCTGAGCCCCGACGTCGTTCGTCAGAGGCGGCTGGATTTCATCGAGAGGAGCTCTCGCGTCGAAAGTATAAGCGGCGTCGAGCCGGTGGAGCCGGACTCGGGTGAAGACTCGGCCCACTCCACCGAGGAAGCAGCacgagaagaggaagaagagggcttCGCCATCCGCCTCAAGTACTTGAATGACACCGAGCGCTGCGTTAGGGGCAAGCCAGACGAGACCGTAGGATCGTTCAAGAG GCGCCATTTTGCTGCCGAGTTGGCGGGCCAACGGCTGGTGCGCTTGATCTACAACGGAGGTCAGCTCCGCGACGACAACGCACGTCTTTCGTCCTGTGGCCTTAGCGATGGCTGTGTCGTGCACGTCCACATCTCGACGGCACCCGTTGTGCAGAACGAGACTTCGTCGGCCAATTCCAATGGCGAAGGAGACCTCAACCTCGGTGCCCTCATGTGGCCACTGTTTGCTGCAACACTGGGCATCCTGTGGGTGCTGCACTTCCAGTACCGCGAGCTGTTCAACACGTCGTCGACCGTCGTGCTTGTCGGCATTTCCGGACTGTTCTGTGTCGGTCTGTACGGACAGCACTACCCCCAGTCGCCGGCAACTGCCGATCAAGGAGGAGGGACGCGGACCACTCCACTGTCGGGACGGTAG